DNA from Mustela lutreola isolate mMusLut2 chromosome 6, mMusLut2.pri, whole genome shotgun sequence:
TGATTCTGtgtcattttaatgttttttttaattaacctataatgtattatttgacccAGGGATGCAGggctgtgaatcatcaggcttaaacATTTCACAGCACATCGCACATActgtcctcaatgtccataacttagccaccctaaccctacccctcaccctccagcaaccctcaatttgttttgtgagataaagactctcttatggtttgtctccctcccgagcctatcttgtttcattttttccctccctgctccccacaatcccccaccctgcttctcaaattcttcatatgagagttatcatatgataattgtctttctctgactgacttatttcacttagcatataacaccctcttgttccatccttgtcattgccaatggcaagacttcggcttttgatggctgcataatattccattgtatatctataccacattttctttatccattcatctgttgatggacatctagcttctttccatagtttggctaatgtggacattgctgctataaacattcaggtgcacaatacctaatagtgcaattgctgggttataggatacctctattttcaactttgtgagAAACCTctgtaccattttccagagtggttataccagcttgcattcccactaccAGTGTAGGAgaggtcccctttctccacagcctcaccaacaactgtcttttcctgacttgttaattttagccattctgactggtgtgaggtggtatctcactgtggttttatttgtctttccctaATGCCGAGTAATATTgaacactttctcatgtgtctgtttgccatttggatgtcttctttgcttaaatatctgtttttgtcttctgcccatttcttgattggattacttgttctttgcatattgagtttgataagttctttatagattatggatactagctctttatctgatatgtcatttgcaaatatcttctcccattctgccagttgtctttggttttgttgactgtttcctttgctgtgcaaaagcttttgaacttgatgaagtcccagtagttcatttttgcccttgcttcctttggtTGTtccggctgaggtcaaagagtttgctgcctatgttctcctcaaggattttggtggatacctatttcacattgaggtctttcatccacacAGTTTCATTTGTAAGGGCTATGGAGAAACAGACCTCCTGGTGTCTTAGTGGAATGGGGATGAAGCAGACAGGCTTGAGTCATGTTAAATCAAAGACCCAGTTTCAACCCAGTTCAATCCCTAATGGGAAATTACAAGCTAAAAGAGGGGTATTAaggatttttcatttctagagtgAAACAGAGCAGGTTCTGAATCAGAGGGCTAACACTACTTAGTTGCCCAGggaaatttcttttctcctctacACCTCTTGCTTTCCCAGCTCTGAAAGATCACCTACCTCATCAGGGTTTTGTTAATCATAAAGGGGTTAATGTATATGTAATTCTAAAGGCAATATCTTGCATACAGAAGGTGTCAATATTTAATTACTTTTGAGCACAAGATTTCCTACCATCTCCCCCACACAAATCCTAGCTTGAGAAGaaataaggagaaaggaagagaaaagggaggtCTCCCTCCAGTCATATATCCCCCTTCTAAGCCCATAGCTGTGGAAATTAGGAGCCCTGGGAAGAAAGGATTCTAGAAGGCAGGAAGTGGTATACCAGGAGCCACCCTGGAAGAGGAGAAATCCCTCCCAATGCAAGGACCAGGGCCCTTTATATTCTTGTGTCAAGCTGCaactcaggaaagaaatgaggTGTGTTTCTTAGAAACAATAAAGAGAGCAAGGTTCAATGGAAGTCAAGACACATAAGGCAGCCAGCAACCCCAAGCTGGGCACAAAAAAGCAGACATATGTCAGCTGGTCTGCAGAATCTGATAGGTGACCGCACCCACACCCCCACACTCCTGCAGGCCGCACTGACTGCCTTGTTTCCACTCAGCCAGCCTTACTACCAGAAACCCAGAAGATACGTGAATAGGCAAAGCTCCAGGAGCAGTGATCAGCAGTTGGAAAACATAACTCAAAAATATGCTCCTCCCATATTACATTTAGGGAAATATTTCTATTggtgaaagacaactatcatatgatctccctgatacgaggagaTGGAGATGCAAAGTATGGGGTTTGGgagttaggaaaagaataaatgaaagcagatgggatcgggagggagacaaaccataagagactcttaatctcacaaactgagggttgcgggcagggtgggggaggtgggggggaggagtgTAGGGAGAGGGGGTTGGGCAATAGACATCAGAGagaatatgtgctatggtgagtgctgtgaagtgtataaacttGGCAATatacagacatgtacccctggggctaataatacattatatgcttatttaaaattaaagaaaaattagtaaaaaaaaaaaaaaaaaaaactcctcctCCCAATAGCTACAAATACCACAGAGGCCTGCTTAGGATAAACTGCACAGGAGATAAGTGAGGCTTGTATGAGACCCATGCATCTATACCAAAtgacaggaaagaaaacacaaattaatgcTGAGGGTACAATATCTTTGAATGGGAAGATAATCAATTAGTGGTAATGTcagtttttaaatgactttttaaaaataaatcagtactCAGCAACATTCTAACACAACTCATTATGACAGTTGATTAGCTTCTTTGAGAAATTACGGTGTGGTTGTGAGAAACATATAACAGCAGAAAAATAGGTCCTTTTGCCCGAGTCTGCTCATGTGCATGGAGCTGATGGGAATGAGGTCATGTCTCTTTGAATTTACTGAAATACCTTTTTAATATGGTGGCTCTTTGATAAATGGCCTTGGgtcaattttttgtgtgtgagaaaaATATAGTTGTCTTAaacataagagaaagaaaaataagatttatgaATGCATGAAGATACTCGTGTTGGCAACCCTCAAAGTCAAACACAAAACCTAGAAGCCATATGAATGAAAGGTTGACTcactatgtaaaatataaaccTGACATATGAAGAAAGGCCATAAGTACCCTTTTTATAAATGGCAAGGCTTCTATTACAAGATGTAAATTGATCACATGCTATGACCTCCTATTTGGCCGAAGACCTTTGGAATTTctggatataaaataaaaaactcttcCCTAATTATAtgccaaaaccaagaggaaaCCCTCTCCTGAACAGGCACTGGGGGATCCCCGCCAATGGACAACAGGCCACAGATGGCAAATGATGGAGAGTTGGATATTCATAGTTATTCATCACTCAGGTTTTACAGTAATGATTCAGTGACAGTCAAAGATGAACGTGGACAATTCAATATGTTTCCTTCGACAGTGCTTTTTTAGGGGATCTGTGCTTTGCTTCACATTCTAGTCTTCATTCATGTCCCAGATGAACTCCAGGGGAAAATCCTTCATCTCCCTTTGGAAAATCTGGTCAAACCTTTCATTCTGCTCAACAGTCAGGTGATTTTTCCAGTCTCCGATGGTACCTGGGAGGAAAAACAAGTCAACTGCATCAGTGAAGATTCCAGGGAAGAGGGGGCTTGATACCTTAGTGGTGTCGGGAGAAGCATTTCTGgcactctcctttttctttccaaaagggCCCCCCACTGACTCCTGCACATGGCCACACCCCGTCACTCTCTCACCTCCTGGCCAGGGGGCAAACTCATCCTGGCAGTTCTGCTGTAATCGAAGATCACTAGCCCAACTTCTCAGCTGGCAGCcagctggaaaagaagaaaaccctGGCAACTTGTTTACTATTGCGTTCCAGGCTAGCTTGGGATCTGGTAGTTTTCTGAAGTCCTTTAAAAGTTCCACACAATCACATACTGATGAGCTAACATTTTTTGATGAGGACACAGATGCTCAGAGAGACTTGGAAAATGCCGCCAGGGGTCCTACACTTTGGGTCGGCTCACCTGTAGTTACTCCTTTGTTACCCACTTTAGGTTCACAACAGTCTTACTTTAAAATTCTAGATGTGGAGTCCTGATGACACACAGAGGCTGACAGAAGCAGAGGCCAGAACAGAAACCCTGATCTTCAAACATACTGCACTGTAAACCAATAACTGAAACAAACAGAAACTCTAAGGAAACCGGAGACACAAACCACAACAGTGCAAGACCCTCAGCTAGTGCAAATGACGTCCTGCCCTGTTGCACCTCACCTAAGAGAAGAGTGCGTGTTAGTGCACAATGAACATAAGGGGACGCAAATCACTTCCACAGGTGGTTGGGCTCCTCTTAGCCATTCCAGTCTGTTATTTTTAGGTGTGTGAAAGACAGAGGAACacagaacattttctcttttcaaacaGAAACAAGGTGCAGATGCCAGGACAGGGGCAGTTGAGAAGGGCCTTAGCATCAACAACACGGTAGGGTTTGTGGGGCATAACAGGAAGACAAGTCCCCACCTCAGGTGGGCTCCAAGGTACCAGTGGTCATATTTTCAAGTTGAACAGGAAAAGACATAGGAAGAGATTTAGTGAAGTAAATCCTAATTTAGAGAAATTAAAGTGCATATTTCTTGCTACTTGACACAGAGTCATAGAACCTATGATCGAACGCAAAATTTATGTCTCTAATTTTGTATTATACATTATTTGTgtactaaaatcagaaaatagCACTTAGAATGATGGTATgacataaaagaaatattttaacatgttCAAATGAGTTAGTTATATAAGGAGTTATACATTTAAAATCCCAGTCACAAGAAGTATGAGATATTGAGATAAATTAGATATTCCTACAATTTTTATGATGTAAGAATCTGGTTTCCTAGAGGACACATGACAATCCTTCCCAAGAACAAAAGTGCAGTGAATGTGTGTTCTTAAGTCAACCCTGGAGGAGCTTGAGGGtaaagcacagagaaggaagagcagcCAGTGAGGGCCACAGACCTGTCATTACCTCTCCATCGCAAGCTGAGCCCACACTAATGAGGGGAAGCAGTTTAACACTAAACAAACAACCATTTTGTGGCAGACATTGTGCTAGGAATCAGTAGATTGTCAGGGGGCCTTGAGGAAGACCTTATAACTGTAAGTTGCTCATTAGATTCATTCAGAAAACAAATACTAGAATCTCTTGTAGAGCACCAGAAGAAATCATAGGAAATAATCTTCCTAGCGAAATGAACAGGCCCTTGAGGGTCCATGATATTAGGAAACTCCACCAACAAGCTTAGAAGCTACATTCTGGCTCACTGCTATCACAGTGCCACGTGGCCACTCTGTGTTCACCCTCACCTTTGCGAAGGAAATGACCTTTTACATTCAGCCCATATCCAATGGCTATTATATTGTCATAATTTGCCAGTGGGTCATCCTTCATGTTCTCAAATGTGGCCTGTCTCACAACTGCATCCATATCCTCTTCACTCAATCCTTTCCCCAGAAACTTGCAGATTTTTGACACAGAACCTCTGAGATCCTGAAATAAATCAGAGTATGATATTATGCacaatataagaaagaaaataccaataAAAGTTATAGCTAACTATTGTTAGGAGTGAAAAATCTAAGTGCTTATGCTGGCTGGAAAAATGGAGTTGGACCATGAGAAGTGACTTGCTTATTCCTTCTTGGTAAACTCATCTTTCACTGTGCACTGTTCTAGAGCACATTTGGGTTCATTTAGGAACACTCATATTCATTTTATCTGCGTGAACTCAGCAAGTATTGGGGAGCAGATACTTATATAAGATACTGCCCATGCGAAGGAGCAAGGGCACAGAGGCACAAGAGGAATTGGAACTGGGAAGTCAGTACAAAGACCTATGGGCAGAGAGTAGCTGTGTAACAGAATTCAGAGAAAGTCTCAACAGAGATGACAAATTTGTCCTGAGAATTCAAGCAAAAAGAGGCGTTTTCTAGATAGTCACACTGAAGGGGTGGAGTccagacaaaagaaagaatatacgCAGTGTTGGAGTTTATGGAAAGTATGAGATACCAGGTCACAGGACCATCAGAATTTGAGTTTCCCTGGTGGAGCTTCACAGGCACATGGCTCAGGTGAGAAAGTGGGGAGAAGAGGCTGGAGGCAATGGAGAGGCCATAGTGAGGGGAAGGTTGTAAGGCCAATCATAGTAGGAGTCTCCCTTCAGTAGGTGTTACAGACTCAACAAGAGAGTCCAGGCAGTGTGTCATGAGCTTGGGGCAGGGGTAACAGAAACCAGGGACAAATACTCAGCAGGTGGCAGCCCTTAATCTTGCCTGGCTTGcagctctttctcttctttcctgcttaGAGATCCCTGGTGGTGTTCAGGCAGCAGTGCCCAGTCCCTGTCCCGTAATGATCCTGATTGATCCAAGATATTCATGGTAATCCCATTGCCCTTTATGAGACATGCATCTGGAGGTGGAGACAGACTCCATTTTGGTATTGAAACAGAAAGATGAAATCAAATAGAAGTTTAAAAGAGTGATTTTCCTCCTAGTGATGATAGCAAAGCAAGGCAAGGAAGTCCTTCttgtcccacttccctctctttctgccacaCATGCTGTCATGAGGACATCACTTTGGAGCTACAACAACCATCCTGCTACTATGAGAGGAGACATCATTGCCACACTAGATATGATAGGAAAGAAGGACAGAAAATGCCTGGGACATTCACGACATGCTGGAGTTGTCAGAACCAACATTAGGATAGCCTGCCTCTGGGATTCAGTCAATCAGTAATAGAAGTTCTTCTGTTTTAATGTGTTCATCGTTGACTACTGGGAGCTGCATTCCCTCTAATCATACACagacatttcatttaatttttcatgcAGTGCTTAACCACATACAGATAAGATTAAAGTTTCCCATGAGATGCATCCCACAATGATGAATATAACATCTAGAAGTTACTAGAATCAAAATGTagaaaattaatttcataatCCATCAACGGGTGACCAAAAATCTGGCTCATGATAGTCAAACACATGTATGGCCTCATAGATAAATAGACAATGCCTCACACACAGTTTTTGAAAAGAAAGGTCCAATTAATTAATTGTAAATGACCACCTGGTAATCAAAGTACAGGAGTGATAGAAGAAAAATGTCTCCTGTACAACTAATCACGGATCTCAAATTTGATACTGTTTTTGGGTGTTCTACCCATGAACgatcaattcattcattcagggtGCCTTTCAGCTGCCATGTAGTCTCTGACGTCATGTTTCTCACCTTCTTCATCTCCTCATAGGTCATGAACTGAATGTTGAAGAGGCTTCTGTGCTCATACCAACCTTTGATGTGGTCAAACCAAAGGCTTCCCATCACTGTGGGAAAAGCAGGTACATATTTAGGTAAATATGTTGAACAGGTTGAAAAGAAGCTACAGTTGTTGGAGATGCAGGAATCTTTactaacaaagaaggaaaaggaagtctATTGCTACATTTCAGATTTCATCTAGCACCTGGTAATGGGAGAGCTAGCCACCTTCCCCTAGGAAACAATTACATGAACTCAAGGAGCAATCGGTCccttaaaaatgcatttcatatAGACCGAAAACTATCTTCCCACGgggagagaaaaactgaaactgGAAATCAGAGAAAAGAATCCTCTCCTTTTTGCTCCTCCCCTGTCCCCAAAGACACAGGGAGCTATTTCCCTGCTGCATGCAACATGAAAGCTCCCTGGTGGGTCACTTGAGCTCTGCACAGAGACTAATGTTAGTTAACTCTCCTGTTCCAGATCCTCATCTCTACCTCCCTaggcctttccccctgctcaaaCAGCCACACTGGCACCTCAGAAAAGAATCAGGGGGCACATGCTGCCTCCCAGGATAGAGTATGCAATGCTTAATtatggggttgtgagttcaagtcgaAAACTGGGCACagagaacacatacaaatggctatcagacacataaaaaaatgttcatcatccctagccatcagggagattcaaattaaaaccacattgagatatcaccttacaccagttagaatggccaaaattagcaagacaggaaacaacatgtgttggaggggatgtggagaaaggggaaccttcttccactgttggtgggaatgcaagttggtgcagcctctttggagaacagtgtggagattcctcaagaaattaaaaatagaacttccctatgactctgcaattgcactactgggtatttaccccagtagtaaaaaagatacagatgtagtgaaaagaagggccatctgtaccccaacgtttatagcagcaatggccatggtcgccaaactgtgtaaagaaccaagatgcccttcaatggatgaatggattaggaagatgtggtccatatacacgatggagtattatgcctcaatcagaaaggatgaatacccaacttttgtagcaacatggacagaactggaagagattatgctgagtgaaataagtcaagcagagagaggcaattatcatatggtttcacttatttgtggagcaaaacaaatagcatggaggacaaggggagttagagaggaggagaagggacttggaaattggaaggggaggtgaaccatgagagactatggactctgaaaaacaatctgaggggtttgaagtagcagggggggtgggaggttggggtaccaggtggtgggtattatagaggagcactgggtgtggtgcaaaaataatgaatactgttatgctgaaaataaataaaaaacaaatttaataaataaataaataaataaatacttaatacaagttaaaaaagagggagagaaaggaatgtGGAACACAATTTTGTCAAATAGAGCTTCCCATGCAATATGCTGTGCACAGCCCAATCCTGTGATCTAAATTGAGATGCTTCTAGCTGAGCTAGAACAGAAAACTGTAAGCTCATGAATCCCCTTTGCCACGGTTAGATGTAAATATTTTCTGGTGATATAACTGTAACTTGATGGTCCCCTGAGAGGGAGCAGGAGTAAGCAAAATTTGTAACAATGGCTGGTCATGGTCATCCATGACAACCCTACCAACTGGCTTGATACATTGATTACTGACTCCCATTTGACTCTCTCTCATCATCTTCTCCCTGCCAAATTCACTAAGTGTAAAAATTTACATGTTGCTTATGCCATAAATTATAGTTACCTCTTCCTTCGAGAAATTGTTTCACGAATTCCTCAAAGGTACCTGTAAATTGTGACACCACATTCTTTGCAAAGTGAAAATATGAGCACATAACATCCTTAGGGTTTCTGTATACATAAATAATCTGGAAAGAAATGAGATATTCATTATTTCCGAGGCTTTCATTCTCTCATATTTTTGCCCTACTACCTTCCAATCAGATGAAGCCTATTGTCTTAACTTTATACTTTCCTAATTACGTTATGTGTATACTCAGCCCTCTTTGTATTTTGGGTTTCCCCTTCTCAGCCATGCCTCTTCCCTTACAATTGGCCTAGTGACTATCAATTACTCCTCAAGGCACACCTCCCATGGTACCTCTTCTCAACTCACCCTGACAGAGAGCAACAATAGTCTATTGTCCCTATAGCAACAATCTAATACATGTGACAATTACCTGtaagtataaaattatataacaatAGGAAAAACGTACTAAGTTATTTTGCCCAGATAATCTGCTATAAGGGCAACCTTGAGCATCATAGGGCATTTAACATCATCCTGGACCTCATCCCACTAAAGACCAGCAGCATCACCAACCTAACCAAAAATGTTCCAAGCATTCCAAATATTCTGTGAGGCAAAAAGTCTTTCATTTGTGAAACTGTGTGGTAGATAAAAGCAATCCAAAAAGGGATCCAAACCATGAGTGGAGAAGCGGATATGTAATGAGAACAGAAATGATCAACTCatccctcttttcttcttgaggAGGGAAGGCAGTGAGTGGAAGTCTCTATTGTGGAGATCTATGATTGGCAATGGTTTTCTGGGAGCCATTTACTGGGACAAGTGGAGCAGAATGCTACTAAAGTttgagaagacagaagacaatAGCAAGCAGTTGTTTTAGGAAGGTGGAGGGAGCAAaacacttaaaaagtaaaatttgaggATTGAGGCCATAAAAGTAAAGCGAAGATACAACTTTTAAgtgtattgttttttttccctatcacACTACCAGAATCATGAATACATGTACAAATATACACGTATTGGGTTTCACCAGAATTAGGTGTTGGCAGATGATCATAATAGAGTTGACTACAGCAAGAGAATTGAGTCAAAAGTGATTTGAATGTCAAATATGGAGCCATTGGTGGATGTGGAGAAGTGGAAGAGATGGATGAGAGAGTGTGGAGAGGGAGTGGAGAAGTTGTGGGGAGGGGTACTGGAACTCTGAATGTGGTGACTGGTCACTACAGGGACACCTGAAAGGAGTGGGAGGCAAAGGAGGCAGCTCTCAGAGAACAAGGTACTTCAAGTCAGGATTCAAGTTAGGGCAATTACTGGTGATGcctttgttcattcactcaactCTACTACCCTCTGGACACTCCTCTGTGTACTGCAAACTCCATCTCTCTCATGGGTTTACACTCTGGCTAGAAATggacaataaataaataggtaaacaGATGGGAGATGGCGTCATAAATAAAGGCAGGCTTATCACCCATTATAAACTCTAGATGTTGGTGGAGGAAAAGGTCGCTGGAGGTGACATCAACACTGAGAGTTGTGGCAGAGCTAGGCATTTGGGAGGCCAGTGTAGATTCTGAGGGGTCAATGTGAAGGAGACAACCTTGCCCTTGCATGACCCTGAGAATGAGTGCCTCCTTCCCCTTGACCCTGCTGGGGCAATTTGGCTCACCCTTGTCTGGCACTCACAGAAAACCACTCACATCAAGTTTGAACTAATCCCATGAGTGATAGGAGTGCTAGTAGGGAGGAAGGTAATGAGTAAAGAGCTGAAATTACCAATGGGT
Protein-coding regions in this window:
- the LOC131833883 gene encoding amine sulfotransferase-like; the protein is MEDIEKFLFKFKGYYFNRLPLDIGFIENLDNFEIRENDIFIITYPKSGTIWFQQLLSLIYSEDHRKGAGKLETMDRVPFLEYNFRKMDFEERPSPRLFSTHLPYYLVPSGLKNKKAKIIYVYRNPKDVMCSYFHFAKNVVSQFTGTFEEFVKQFLEGRVMGSLWFDHIKGWYEHRSLFNIQFMTYEEMKKDLRGSVSKICKFLGKGLSEEDMDAVVRQATFENMKDDPLANYDNIIAIGYGLNVKGHFLRKGTIGDWKNHLTVEQNERFDQIFQREMKDFPLEFIWDMNED